The following are from one region of the Luteimonas sp. MC1572 genome:
- a CDS encoding SUF system Fe-S cluster assembly regulator: MLRVTRLTDYATVVLTVLAARPGRVLSAVELAEQAGLEPPTVSKVLKPLAQAGLVDAFRGAHGGYRLSRPACDISLIAIVEAMEGPLAMTECSLDDTSCGIASQCGARANWRRINDVVADALRGVSLAQMLDTPPLPDTPPGTSRRIPARLAVT, encoded by the coding sequence ATGCTCCGCGTCACCCGCCTGACCGACTACGCCACCGTGGTGCTCACCGTGCTCGCCGCGCGGCCCGGCCGCGTGCTGAGCGCCGTCGAGCTGGCCGAGCAGGCGGGTCTCGAACCGCCGACGGTCAGCAAGGTGCTGAAACCGCTGGCGCAGGCCGGCCTGGTGGACGCCTTCCGCGGCGCGCATGGCGGCTACCGCCTGTCGCGCCCGGCCTGCGACATCAGCCTGATCGCAATCGTCGAGGCCATGGAAGGTCCGCTGGCGATGACCGAATGCAGCCTCGACGACACGAGCTGCGGCATCGCCAGCCAGTGCGGCGCGCGCGCCAACTGGCGGCGCATCAACGACGTGGTCGCCGACGCGCTGCGCGGGGTAAGCCTTGCGCAGATGCTCGACACCCCGCCCCTCCCCGACACCCCACCCGGCACGTCGAGGCGCATCCCCGCGCGCCTCGCCGTGACCTGA
- a CDS encoding SET domain-containing protein-lysine N-methyltransferase has protein sequence MSKKEKASAKVRKIEARESGIHGKGVFAIAPIAKGERVVRYKGALRTHDEVDSAYGDLDEDGHTFLFTLNDEYVIDGNVDGNVARWINHSCAPNCEAVIEEDDRDRRHKDKVLIEAMRDIKPGEELTYNYGIVLDERHTAKLKKLWGCRCGAPDCTGTMLQPKR, from the coding sequence ATGTCGAAGAAGGAAAAAGCCAGCGCCAAGGTCCGCAAGATCGAGGCGCGCGAGTCCGGGATCCACGGCAAGGGCGTGTTCGCCATCGCCCCGATCGCCAAGGGCGAGCGCGTGGTGCGCTACAAGGGCGCGCTGCGCACCCATGACGAGGTCGACAGCGCATACGGCGACCTCGACGAGGACGGCCACACCTTCCTGTTCACGCTCAACGACGAATACGTCATCGACGGCAACGTCGACGGCAACGTGGCGCGCTGGATCAACCACAGCTGCGCGCCCAACTGCGAAGCCGTGATCGAAGAAGACGACCGGGACCGTCGCCACAAGGACAAGGTGCTCATCGAGGCGATGCGCGACATCAAGCCAGGCGAAGAGCTGACCTACAACTACGGCATCGTCCTGGACGAGCGCCATACCGCGAAGCTCAAGAAGCTCTGGGGCTGCCGCTGCGGCGCGCCCGATTGCACCGGGACCATGCTGCAGCCCAAGCGCTGA
- a CDS encoding DUF5916 domain-containing protein, whose product MTRCRLALLSLLSVIAAPAAAIEVDGRIDPAEWAGARHVTDFRKVQPLSGEPASLATEAWVLATPEGLAVAFRNQQPASVPRTRQRVQRDFDEQVDRVNLMVDFDGDGRTGYDFVVASTGGVGDSVITNQNQFNDDWDGHWQHAVSEDDDSWSVEMLIPWYIAPMRSGADGVRTLKVYLDRVVGTTGERVGWPAASYQRARFLSDFAALEVPLYSQSLLAVTPFVSGLYDNVGGHGDGNAGVDIFWKPNGQFQLTATIKPDFGQVESDDLVVNFSATETFISDKRPFFTENQGLFEYTTPSDYSQLLYTRRIGGPADDGMGSSEIDAALKLNGSLGAAKYGLFAAEESGEAGRSFAALRLVRDFSNQDVGMMLTRVQRPWLDREATVLGVDHNWRPSARWNVRSRVFGSRIGQPAGDSEDLGATVWADYEMEHGWRQQWIAMHFGDALEINDMGYLARNNLNYGHWQVSRRFTSLPGESRYASKDWRWRASSTFNDHGQRLSHQFRMSRDSQLRDGSSEYAQVNVNSAGMDDRLTRGNGVLRLPPNFSAYFEYGRPRKGRWAYEMDAEVFSHGLAGNDRLGYALSVEPSWFASDALRLHAGGSAIHRPDWLLWQGGNLVGGFDGRELAFNAGLDWSIGARQELRVKLQALAIDARLRQAWRVEQSGRAVPVDDPVDDFSVRTLGFQVRYRYELAPLSYLYVVYARGGYLEEPFAETPLRGLRDSFDLRDDEQLLVKLSYRFEL is encoded by the coding sequence ATGACCCGTTGTCGCCTCGCGCTCCTTTCCCTGCTGTCCGTCATCGCCGCGCCGGCGGCCGCGATCGAGGTCGATGGCCGCATCGATCCTGCCGAATGGGCGGGTGCCCGGCATGTCACCGACTTCCGCAAGGTGCAGCCCCTGTCGGGCGAGCCGGCCTCGCTGGCCACGGAAGCCTGGGTGCTGGCGACCCCGGAGGGGCTGGCCGTGGCCTTCCGCAACCAGCAGCCCGCCTCGGTTCCTCGCACGCGGCAACGCGTCCAGCGCGACTTCGACGAGCAGGTCGACCGGGTCAACCTGATGGTCGATTTCGACGGCGACGGCCGCACCGGCTATGACTTCGTGGTCGCCTCCACCGGAGGCGTCGGCGACTCGGTGATCACCAACCAGAACCAGTTCAATGACGACTGGGACGGCCACTGGCAGCACGCGGTCTCCGAGGACGACGACAGCTGGTCCGTGGAGATGCTGATCCCCTGGTACATCGCGCCGATGCGCAGCGGCGCAGATGGCGTGCGCACGCTCAAGGTCTACCTGGATCGCGTGGTGGGCACCACGGGCGAGCGCGTGGGCTGGCCGGCCGCGAGCTACCAGCGCGCGCGCTTCCTGTCCGACTTCGCCGCGCTGGAGGTGCCGCTGTACAGCCAGTCGCTGCTCGCCGTCACGCCGTTCGTGTCCGGGCTGTACGACAACGTCGGCGGCCACGGCGACGGCAACGCCGGCGTCGACATCTTCTGGAAGCCGAACGGCCAGTTCCAGCTCACCGCCACCATCAAGCCGGATTTCGGCCAGGTCGAGAGCGACGACCTGGTGGTCAACTTCAGCGCCACCGAGACCTTCATCAGCGACAAGCGCCCGTTCTTCACCGAGAACCAGGGCCTGTTCGAATACACCACGCCGTCGGACTACAGCCAGCTGCTGTACACGCGCCGCATCGGCGGCCCGGCGGACGATGGGATGGGGTCCAGCGAGATCGACGCCGCGCTCAAGCTCAACGGCAGCCTGGGCGCCGCGAAATACGGCCTGTTCGCCGCGGAGGAATCGGGAGAGGCCGGGCGCAGCTTCGCCGCGCTGCGGCTGGTGCGCGACTTCAGCAACCAGGACGTCGGCATGATGCTGACCCGCGTGCAGCGGCCGTGGCTGGACCGGGAAGCCACCGTGCTGGGCGTCGACCACAACTGGCGTCCCAGCGCGCGCTGGAACGTGCGCAGCCGCGTCTTCGGCAGCCGCATCGGCCAGCCCGCCGGCGACAGCGAGGACCTTGGCGCCACCGTCTGGGCCGACTACGAGATGGAGCACGGCTGGCGCCAGCAGTGGATCGCCATGCACTTCGGCGACGCGCTGGAGATCAACGACATGGGCTACCTGGCGCGCAACAACCTCAACTACGGCCACTGGCAGGTCTCGCGGCGCTTCACCTCGCTGCCCGGGGAATCGCGCTACGCATCCAAGGACTGGCGCTGGCGCGCGAGCTCCACCTTCAACGACCACGGCCAGCGCCTGAGCCACCAGTTCCGCATGAGCCGCGACAGCCAGCTGCGCGATGGCAGCTCCGAATACGCACAGGTGAACGTCAACAGCGCCGGCATGGACGACCGCCTGACCCGCGGCAACGGCGTGCTCCGCCTGCCGCCGAATTTCAGCGCGTACTTCGAGTACGGACGCCCGCGCAAGGGGCGCTGGGCGTACGAGATGGACGCCGAAGTCTTCAGCCACGGCCTGGCGGGCAACGACCGGCTCGGCTATGCACTGAGCGTCGAGCCGTCCTGGTTCGCCAGTGATGCGCTGCGGCTGCACGCCGGTGGCTCGGCCATCCATCGGCCGGACTGGCTGTTGTGGCAGGGCGGCAACCTGGTTGGCGGGTTCGACGGGCGCGAGCTCGCCTTCAACGCAGGCCTGGACTGGTCGATCGGCGCGCGCCAGGAACTGCGGGTGAAGCTGCAGGCGCTGGCCATCGACGCGCGGCTTCGGCAGGCCTGGCGCGTGGAGCAGTCGGGCCGCGCCGTGCCGGTGGATGACCCGGTGGACGACTTCAGTGTGCGAACGCTGGGGTTCCAGGTCCGCTACCGTTACGAGCTGGCGCCGCTGTCGTATCTCTATGTCGTGTATGCGCGCGGCGGCTACCTCGAGGAACCGTTCGCGGAGACGCCGCTGCGGGGCCTGCGCGACAGCTTCGACCTGCGCGACGACGAACAGCTGCTGGTCAAACTGAGCTACCGCTTCGAACTGTGA
- a CDS encoding nuclear transport factor 2 family protein — translation MTGFRLLSCLLVLALAACGDDNDAAPTRGSTDEDLAALPTPAQSGGSVTGMPDAPGPGNVPLGGLRPAASDGIAMVVPIPGAMPGDGGLPPLEDNPETGLIGVVDLSATTATTATAPTVTPVTPVTPVMSALEPAAADAVALVRDYYAAIARGDHARAYAMWSDGGRSSGQTPEQFAAGFSGTRTVVQPGEPGVVSGAAGARLVEVPVSVTTTRADGSEQRYVGAYVLRRATADGSGAWRITAAELREYQP, via the coding sequence ATGACCGGTTTCCGCCTGCTTTCCTGCCTCCTCGTGTTGGCCCTCGCCGCCTGCGGCGATGACAACGACGCTGCGCCCACCCGTGGGTCCACGGACGAAGACCTCGCAGCGCTGCCCACACCCGCGCAGTCCGGTGGCTCGGTCACCGGCATGCCCGACGCACCCGGTCCCGGAAACGTGCCGCTGGGCGGCCTGCGCCCGGCGGCCTCGGACGGGATCGCCATGGTCGTGCCGATCCCCGGCGCCATGCCCGGCGATGGCGGCCTGCCGCCACTCGAGGACAACCCCGAGACCGGCCTGATCGGCGTGGTCGACCTGTCGGCGACGACCGCGACGACAGCGACGGCTCCGACAGTGACGCCAGTGACGCCAGTAACGCCCGTGATGTCAGCGCTCGAACCGGCAGCCGCCGACGCCGTCGCCTTGGTCCGCGACTACTACGCCGCGATCGCGCGAGGCGATCACGCGCGCGCCTACGCGATGTGGTCGGACGGCGGCCGCAGCAGCGGCCAGACGCCGGAACAGTTCGCGGCGGGTTTCAGCGGTACGCGGACGGTGGTGCAGCCGGGTGAGCCGGGCGTGGTGAGCGGCGCAGCCGGCGCGCGCCTGGTCGAAGTGCCGGTCTCGGTCACCACCACCCGGGCCGACGGCAGCGAGCAGCGCTACGTCGGCGCCTACGTCCTCCGGCGCGCCACGGCCGACGGCAGCGGCGCATGGCGCATCACCGCGGCGGAGCTGCGCGAATACCAGCCCTGA
- a CDS encoding M23 family metallopeptidase: MRALGRLAAWLFVLAALAAVAHWSWQQPFMAKPRTLWELSRMPAPEVLAMPVAGVRAARVADTFGAPRGSDRTHAGVDIFAPRGTAVSSATRGIVASVREGGLGGRQVWVLGPARQRHYYAHLEDWAPGLAEGDILVEGSVLGRVGDTGNALGTPPHLHYGVYDSEGAIDPLPMLRAGEDGKQADAAAR, encoded by the coding sequence ATGCGCGCGCTGGGTCGCCTCGCCGCCTGGCTGTTCGTGCTGGCGGCGCTGGCGGCCGTGGCGCACTGGTCGTGGCAACAGCCGTTCATGGCAAAGCCGCGAACGCTGTGGGAGCTGTCGCGCATGCCGGCGCCCGAGGTGCTGGCCATGCCGGTCGCAGGCGTGCGCGCCGCGCGGGTCGCGGATACCTTCGGCGCGCCACGCGGCAGCGACCGCACGCACGCCGGGGTGGACATCTTCGCGCCACGCGGCACTGCGGTGAGCAGCGCCACGCGCGGCATCGTGGCATCGGTGCGCGAAGGCGGACTTGGCGGCCGCCAGGTCTGGGTGCTCGGCCCGGCTCGCCAACGCCACTATTACGCGCACCTCGAGGACTGGGCGCCTGGCCTTGCCGAAGGCGACATTCTGGTCGAGGGCAGCGTGCTTGGCCGTGTCGGCGATACCGGCAACGCGCTCGGCACGCCGCCGCACCTCCATTACGGCGTGTACGACAGCGAAGGGGCGATCGACCCGCTGCCCATGCTGCGCGCGGGCGAAGACGGGAAGCAGGCGGACGCCGCGGCGCGATGA
- a CDS encoding tellurite resistance TerB family protein, with product MNLQGFLEHLLKSESSGSPATGGQSSARSLLNADFGKGAITGGALGLLLGKNKSTRKLATYGGLAAVGVMAYKAYGDYKAQQGPGQPAPQTVDRLPPAQAAVHSEAILRALVGAAKADGHIDERERGVIEGEFARLNPGTEVQEWLHAELAKPLDPAEVARAATTPEIASEMYLASLMAVDEQNFMERAYLDELARQLKLDDELRQRLASELERA from the coding sequence ATGAACCTGCAAGGCTTCCTCGAACATCTCCTCAAGTCCGAATCCAGCGGCTCACCGGCCACCGGTGGCCAGTCGTCGGCCCGCAGCCTGCTCAATGCCGACTTCGGCAAGGGCGCCATCACCGGTGGTGCGCTCGGCCTGCTGCTCGGCAAGAACAAGTCCACGCGCAAGCTCGCCACCTACGGCGGACTCGCCGCCGTCGGCGTGATGGCCTACAAGGCCTATGGCGATTACAAGGCGCAGCAGGGCCCGGGACAGCCGGCGCCGCAGACCGTCGACCGCCTGCCGCCAGCGCAGGCGGCCGTGCACAGCGAGGCGATCCTGCGTGCGCTGGTGGGCGCGGCCAAGGCCGACGGCCACATCGACGAACGCGAGCGCGGCGTGATCGAAGGCGAATTCGCACGCCTCAACCCCGGCACCGAGGTGCAAGAGTGGCTGCACGCCGAGCTCGCCAAGCCGCTCGATCCCGCCGAGGTCGCGCGCGCGGCCACCACGCCGGAGATCGCGTCGGAGATGTACCTCGCCAGCCTGATGGCGGTCGACGAGCAGAACTTCATGGAGCGCGCCTACCTCGATGAACTCGCGCGGCAGCTGAAGCTCGACGACGAACTGCGCCAGCGCCTGGCAAGCGAACTCGAACGCGCCTGA
- a CDS encoding HU family DNA-binding protein, translating to MAKKATKAVTKAAPKKAAAKPAAAPKPIKEALTKSGLVAHIAEATGVAAKDVRAVMGALEGAVHASVSKKGAGAFTLPGLLKITSVKVAAKPKRKGINPFTKEEQWFAAKPASIKVKVRPLKKLKDAAA from the coding sequence ATGGCGAAGAAAGCTACCAAGGCGGTGACGAAGGCCGCCCCGAAGAAGGCCGCTGCGAAGCCGGCCGCCGCTCCGAAGCCGATCAAGGAAGCCCTGACCAAGTCGGGCCTCGTCGCACACATCGCCGAGGCGACCGGTGTTGCGGCGAAGGACGTGCGCGCAGTCATGGGCGCCCTCGAAGGCGCGGTGCACGCGTCGGTCAGCAAGAAGGGCGCGGGTGCATTCACCCTGCCTGGCCTGCTGAAGATCACCTCCGTCAAGGTTGCTGCCAAGCCGAAGCGCAAGGGCATCAACCCCTTCACCAAGGAAGAGCAGTGGTTCGCTGCAAAGCCCGCCTCGATCAAGGTCAAGGTGCGCCCGCTGAAGAAGCTGAAGGACGCCGCTGCCTGA
- the fusA gene encoding elongation factor G, translating into MSYSTPQIRNVALAGHPGAGKTTLFEALLHAGGAIQAAGTIERGSTVSDTDPLERQRAHSIDAAIASLDHAVDGAARVHVNLLDTPGYPDFRGATLSALSAVETVAVVVDADAGIGHGTHRIMAHAGERGLCRAIVVNRIDHEAADCARLLDELRDAFGPEVLPVNLPADGGRRVVDCFAGDGGDSDVGPVADWHRRILDQVVEVDESVMDHYLDRGEAGLSGAELHAAFEQSLREGHLVPVCFVSARTGVGIAELLDVIATLFPHPGEANPPPFQRGIGEASTPVTSTPDPDAHVIADVFKIINDPFVGKLGIFRVHQGTVRRDGQLFVDDGRKPFKVAHLFRIFGKDHMEIEQAVPGDIAAVAKIDALHFDAVLHDSHDEDTLHLAPMAYPKPMFGLAVEAASKGQEQKLATALHKLSEEDPCFQVEHDAETGETVVRGLSELHLRVHLERLRERHGVEVTSRPPRIAYRETIAAAAEGHHRHKKQTGGAGQFGEVFLRVEPLPRGTGFEFVDAVKGGTIPGQFLPAVEKGVRQALGTGAIAGYPIQDVRVIVHDGKHHPVDSKEVAFVTAGRKAFLDAVSKAAPQVLEPIVDLVVVAPEDCMGDVSGGLASRRARILGTDSARGGDIVVKAQLPQSELEGYAPELKSATAGRGRYSLDFSHYEPVPAQLQHTLATAWKPRQEDD; encoded by the coding sequence ATGTCCTACAGCACCCCGCAGATCCGCAACGTGGCCCTGGCGGGCCACCCTGGCGCCGGCAAGACCACGCTCTTCGAAGCCCTGCTGCATGCCGGCGGCGCGATCCAGGCGGCAGGCACGATCGAACGCGGCAGCACCGTGTCCGACACCGACCCGCTGGAGCGCCAGCGCGCGCACTCGATAGACGCCGCGATCGCCAGCCTCGACCACGCCGTGGACGGCGCCGCGCGCGTGCACGTCAACCTGCTGGACACCCCCGGCTATCCCGATTTCCGCGGCGCGACGCTGTCGGCGCTGTCGGCGGTCGAAACCGTGGCGGTGGTGGTGGATGCCGATGCCGGCATCGGCCACGGCACGCACCGGATCATGGCGCACGCCGGCGAACGCGGCCTGTGCCGCGCGATCGTGGTCAACCGCATCGACCACGAAGCGGCCGACTGCGCGCGGCTGCTGGACGAGCTGCGCGACGCCTTCGGACCGGAGGTGCTGCCGGTGAACCTGCCTGCCGACGGCGGCCGCCGCGTCGTCGACTGCTTCGCCGGCGACGGTGGCGACAGCGATGTCGGCCCCGTGGCCGACTGGCACCGGCGCATCCTCGACCAGGTGGTCGAGGTCGATGAGTCGGTGATGGACCATTACCTCGACCGCGGCGAGGCCGGCCTGAGTGGCGCCGAGCTGCACGCCGCGTTCGAACAGAGCCTGCGCGAGGGGCACCTGGTGCCGGTGTGCTTCGTGTCCGCGCGCACCGGCGTGGGCATCGCCGAACTGCTCGATGTCATCGCCACGCTGTTCCCGCACCCCGGCGAAGCCAATCCACCGCCGTTCCAGCGCGGCATCGGCGAGGCATCCACGCCGGTGACCTCGACGCCCGATCCGGACGCGCACGTGATCGCCGATGTCTTCAAGATCATCAACGATCCCTTCGTCGGCAAGCTCGGCATTTTCCGCGTCCACCAGGGCACGGTGCGCCGCGACGGCCAGCTGTTCGTCGACGACGGCCGCAAGCCGTTCAAGGTCGCGCATCTGTTCCGCATCTTCGGCAAGGACCACATGGAGATCGAGCAGGCGGTGCCGGGGGACATCGCCGCGGTGGCCAAGATCGACGCGCTGCATTTCGATGCCGTGCTGCACGACAGCCACGACGAGGACACCCTGCACCTGGCGCCGATGGCCTACCCGAAGCCGATGTTCGGGCTTGCGGTGGAGGCGGCGAGCAAGGGCCAGGAGCAGAAGCTCGCCACCGCCCTGCACAAGCTGTCGGAAGAGGATCCGTGCTTCCAGGTCGAGCACGATGCCGAGACCGGCGAGACCGTGGTGCGCGGCCTGTCGGAACTGCACCTGCGCGTCCACCTCGAGCGCCTGCGTGAGCGCCACGGCGTGGAGGTCACGAGCCGGCCGCCGCGCATCGCCTATCGCGAAACGATCGCCGCGGCGGCTGAAGGCCACCACCGCCACAAGAAGCAGACCGGTGGCGCGGGCCAGTTCGGCGAGGTGTTCCTGCGCGTGGAACCGCTGCCACGCGGCACCGGCTTCGAGTTCGTGGACGCGGTGAAGGGCGGCACCATCCCCGGCCAGTTCCTGCCCGCGGTCGAGAAGGGCGTGCGCCAGGCATTGGGTACCGGCGCCATCGCGGGCTACCCGATCCAGGACGTGCGCGTGATCGTGCATGACGGCAAGCACCATCCGGTGGACAGCAAGGAGGTCGCCTTCGTCACCGCCGGCAGGAAGGCCTTCCTCGATGCCGTGTCGAAGGCCGCGCCGCAGGTCCTCGAGCCCATCGTCGACCTGGTGGTGGTGGCGCCGGAGGACTGCATGGGTGACGTGAGCGGAGGCCTCGCAAGCCGGCGTGCGCGCATCCTGGGCACCGACAGCGCACGCGGCGGCGACATCGTGGTCAAGGCGCAACTGCCGCAGTCCGAGCTCGAGGGCTATGCACCGGAGCTCAAGTCGGCGACCGCCGGGCGCGGCCGGTATTCGCTTGATTTCAGCCATTACGAGCCGGTTCCCGCGCAGCTGCAGCACACCCTGGCGACGGCATGGAAGCCCCGCCAGGAGGACGACTGA
- a CDS encoding OsmC family protein — MGISRKATAHWSGDLKSGRGTISTPASGLMDGTRYGFNTRFGDEKGTNPEELIAAAHAGCFTMALANALAEAGHVAESVDSRAEVDLSMEGGPTLSAIRLFTKAKVPGIEAAKFRAIADDAKQNCPVSKALSAVPITLEAELLD, encoded by the coding sequence ATGGGTATTTCGCGCAAGGCGACCGCACACTGGTCGGGCGACCTCAAGAGCGGCCGCGGCACCATCAGCACGCCGGCGAGTGGTCTCATGGATGGCACCCGCTACGGCTTCAACACCCGGTTCGGCGACGAGAAGGGCACCAACCCGGAGGAGCTGATCGCCGCCGCGCACGCCGGCTGCTTCACCATGGCACTGGCCAATGCGCTGGCCGAAGCCGGGCATGTCGCCGAGTCCGTCGACAGCCGCGCCGAGGTCGACCTGTCGATGGAAGGCGGACCCACGCTGAGTGCGATCCGCTTGTTCACCAAGGCCAAGGTGCCGGGCATCGAGGCGGCGAAGTTCCGTGCGATCGCCGATGACGCCAAGCAGAACTGCCCGGTATCGAAGGCGCTGAGCGCCGTGCCGATCACGCTGGAAGCCGAACTGCTGGATTGA